The following are encoded together in the Mesoplodon densirostris isolate mMesDen1 chromosome 2, mMesDen1 primary haplotype, whole genome shotgun sequence genome:
- the SEMA4A gene encoding semaphorin-4A isoform X2 has product MALPALGLDSWSLLGLFLFQLLLLLLPPPTTARGDGQGPTPRVKYYAGDGRRALSFFHQKGLQDFDTLLLSGDGDTLYVGAREAILALNIQDPGVPRLKNMIPWPASDRKKSECAFKKKSNEELQDSNLLPISEDKVVEGKGQSPFDPAHKHTAVLADGMLYSGTMNNFLGSEPILMRTLGSQPVLKTDNFLRWLQQDASFVAAIPSTHVVYFFFEETASEFEFFEKLHTSRVARVCKNDVGGEKLLQKKWTTFLKAQLLCAQPGQLPFNVIRHAVLLADNSSTDPYVYAVFTSQWQVGGTRSSAVCAFSLKDIKHVFEGKYKELNKETSRWTTYGFPDISPRPGSCSEGPSSDKALTFMKDHFLMDEPVVGTPLLVKSGVEYTRLAVETAQGIDRNSHLVMYLGTSTGSLHKAVVSGDNNTYLVEEIQLFPDPEPVRNLQLAPTQGAVFAGFSGGIWRVPRANCSVYESCVDCVLARDPHCAWDPESQICRLLPSPIPKSWKQDMERGNPEWACANGPVGRSGRPRSHPQIIKEVLAVPNSILELPCPHLSALASYRWSHGAAAIPDTSSTVYRGSLLLLLRDGVGGLYQCWATENDFSYPVVSYWVDSQDQPLALDPELAGIPRERMEAPLTRVGGGAALAAPRSYWPHFLTVTVLLALVLSGALIFLLASPLGSLRARGKVQGCGTLPLGEKAPLSREQCLQSPKECRTSASDVDTDNNLQGTEVA; this is encoded by the exons ATGGCCCTTCCAGCCCTGGGCCTGGACTCCTGGAGCCTCCTGGGCCTTTTCCTCTTCCAGCTGCTTCTGCTGCTCCTGCCACCACCGACGACTGCACGGGGTGATGGGCAGGGGCCCACACCCAGGGTCAAATACTACGCAG GGGATGGACGCAGAGCTCTTAGCTTCTTCCACCAGAAGGGCCTCCAGGATTTTGACACTCTGCTCCTGAGTGGTGATGGAGACACTCTCTATGTGGGGGCTCGAGAGGCCATTCTGGCTTTGAATATCCAGGATCCAGGGGTACCAAGGCTGAAGAACATG ATACCCTGGCCAGCCAGTGACCGAAAAAAGAGTGAATGTGCCTTTAAGAAGAAGAGCAATGAG GAACTCCAAGATTCCAACCTGTTGCCCATCTCGGAGGACAAGGTTGTAGAGGGGAAAGGCCAAAGCCCCTTCGACCCCGCCCATAAGCACACGGCTGTCCTGGCAG ATGGGATGCTCTATTCCGGCACCATGAACAACTTCCTGGGCAGTGAGCCCATCCTGATGCGCACACTGGGATCCCAGCCCGTCCTCAAGACGGACAATTTCCTCCGCTGGCTGCAAC AGGACGCCTCCTTCGTGGCAGCCATCCCTTCGACCCACGTCGTCTACTTCTTCTTCGAGGAGACAGCCAGCGAGTTTGAGTTCTTCGAGAAGCTTCACACATCCCGGGTGGCCAGAGTCTGCAAG AACGACGTGGGCGGCGAAAAGCTGCTGCAGAAGAAGTGGACCACCTTCTTGAAGGCCCAGCTACTCTGCGCCCAGCCGGGGCAGCTGCCCTTCAACGTCATCCGTCACGCTGTCCTGCTGGCAGACAATTCCTCCACCGATCCCTATGTCTACGCTGTCTTCACCTCTCAGTG GCAGGTTGGTGGGACCAGGAGCTCTGCTGTCTGTGCTTTCTCACTCAAGGACATCAAGCATGTCTTTGAGGGGAAGTATAAGGAATTGAACAAAGAGACTTCACGCTGGACTACTTACGGGTTCCCTGATATCAGTCCTCGGCCAGGCAGC TGCTCGGAGGGCCCCTCCTCTGATAAAGCCTTGACCTTCATGAAGGACCATTTCCTGATGGATGAGCCGGTGGTGGGGACACCCCTGCTGGTGAAGTCTGGTGTGGAGTACACACGGCTTGCGGTGGAGACAGCCCAGGGCATCGACAGGAATAGCCATCTGGTCATGTACCTGGGTACCA GCACAGGGTCCCTCCACAaggctgtggtgagtggggacaaCAACACTTATCTGGTGGAGGAGATCCAGCTGTTCCCTGACCCTGAGCCTGTTCGCAACCTGCAGctggcccccacccag GGCGCAGTGTTTGCAGGCTTCTCAGGAGGCATCTGGAGGGTTCCCCGAGCCAACTGTAGTGTCTACGAGAGCTGTGTGGACTGTGTCCTTGCCCGGGACCCTCACTGTGCCTGGGACCCAGAGTCCCAAATCTGCCGCCTCCTGCCCAGCCCCATCCC GAAGTCCTGGAAACAGGACATGGAGCGTGGGAACCCAGAGTGGGCATGTGCCAATGGCCCCGTGGGCAGGAGTGGAAGACCTCGGAGCCACCCCCAAATCA TTAAAGAAGTCCTGGCTGTCCCCAACTCTATCCTGgagctcccctgcccccacctctcAGCTCTGGCCTCTTACCGCTGGAGTCACGGCGCAGCAGCGATCCCAGACACCTCTTCCACAGTCTACCGTGGCTCCCTCTTGCTGCTATTgcgagatggggtggggggtctCTATCAGTGCTGGGCCACTGAGAATGACTTCTCATACCCTGTGGTCTCCTACTGGGTGGACAGTCAGGACCAACCCCTGGCCCTGGATCCTGAACTGGCGGGCATTCCCCGGGAACGCATGGAGGCCCCGCTGACCAGAGTCGGTGGTGGGGCTGCCCTGGCTGCCCCGCGGTCCTACTGGCCCCACTTCCTCACCGTCACTGTACTCCTTGCCTTAGTGCTTTCAGGAGCCCTCATCTTCCTCCTCGCCTCCCCTTTGGGGTCACTCCGAGCCCGGGGCAAGGTCCAAGGCTGTGGGACCCTGCCCCTCGGGGAGAAGGCCCCATTGAGCAGGGAGCAGTGCCTCCAATCCCCCAAGGAATGCAGGACCTCTGCTAGTGATGTGGACACTGACAACAACCTCCAGGGCACTGAGGTGGCTTAA
- the SEMA4A gene encoding semaphorin-4A isoform X1, which produces MALPALGLDSWSLLGLFLFQLLLLLLPPPTTARGDGQGPTPRVKYYAGDGRRALSFFHQKGLQDFDTLLLSGDGDTLYVGAREAILALNIQDPGVPRLKNMIPWPASDRKKSECAFKKKSNETQCFNFIRVLVSFNATHLYACGTFAFSPACTFIELQDSNLLPISEDKVVEGKGQSPFDPAHKHTAVLADGMLYSGTMNNFLGSEPILMRTLGSQPVLKTDNFLRWLQQDASFVAAIPSTHVVYFFFEETASEFEFFEKLHTSRVARVCKNDVGGEKLLQKKWTTFLKAQLLCAQPGQLPFNVIRHAVLLADNSSTDPYVYAVFTSQWQVGGTRSSAVCAFSLKDIKHVFEGKYKELNKETSRWTTYGFPDISPRPGSCSEGPSSDKALTFMKDHFLMDEPVVGTPLLVKSGVEYTRLAVETAQGIDRNSHLVMYLGTSTGSLHKAVVSGDNNTYLVEEIQLFPDPEPVRNLQLAPTQGAVFAGFSGGIWRVPRANCSVYESCVDCVLARDPHCAWDPESQICRLLPSPIPKSWKQDMERGNPEWACANGPVGRSGRPRSHPQIIKEVLAVPNSILELPCPHLSALASYRWSHGAAAIPDTSSTVYRGSLLLLLRDGVGGLYQCWATENDFSYPVVSYWVDSQDQPLALDPELAGIPRERMEAPLTRVGGGAALAAPRSYWPHFLTVTVLLALVLSGALIFLLASPLGSLRARGKVQGCGTLPLGEKAPLSREQCLQSPKECRTSASDVDTDNNLQGTEVA; this is translated from the exons ATGGCCCTTCCAGCCCTGGGCCTGGACTCCTGGAGCCTCCTGGGCCTTTTCCTCTTCCAGCTGCTTCTGCTGCTCCTGCCACCACCGACGACTGCACGGGGTGATGGGCAGGGGCCCACACCCAGGGTCAAATACTACGCAG GGGATGGACGCAGAGCTCTTAGCTTCTTCCACCAGAAGGGCCTCCAGGATTTTGACACTCTGCTCCTGAGTGGTGATGGAGACACTCTCTATGTGGGGGCTCGAGAGGCCATTCTGGCTTTGAATATCCAGGATCCAGGGGTACCAAGGCTGAAGAACATG ATACCCTGGCCAGCCAGTGACCGAAAAAAGAGTGAATGTGCCTTTAAGAAGAAGAGCAATGAG ACACAGTGTTTCAACTTTATTCGTGTCCTGGTCTCCTTCAATGCCACCCATCTCTACGCCTGTGGCACCTTCGCCTTCAGCCCTGCTTGTACCTTCATT GAACTCCAAGATTCCAACCTGTTGCCCATCTCGGAGGACAAGGTTGTAGAGGGGAAAGGCCAAAGCCCCTTCGACCCCGCCCATAAGCACACGGCTGTCCTGGCAG ATGGGATGCTCTATTCCGGCACCATGAACAACTTCCTGGGCAGTGAGCCCATCCTGATGCGCACACTGGGATCCCAGCCCGTCCTCAAGACGGACAATTTCCTCCGCTGGCTGCAAC AGGACGCCTCCTTCGTGGCAGCCATCCCTTCGACCCACGTCGTCTACTTCTTCTTCGAGGAGACAGCCAGCGAGTTTGAGTTCTTCGAGAAGCTTCACACATCCCGGGTGGCCAGAGTCTGCAAG AACGACGTGGGCGGCGAAAAGCTGCTGCAGAAGAAGTGGACCACCTTCTTGAAGGCCCAGCTACTCTGCGCCCAGCCGGGGCAGCTGCCCTTCAACGTCATCCGTCACGCTGTCCTGCTGGCAGACAATTCCTCCACCGATCCCTATGTCTACGCTGTCTTCACCTCTCAGTG GCAGGTTGGTGGGACCAGGAGCTCTGCTGTCTGTGCTTTCTCACTCAAGGACATCAAGCATGTCTTTGAGGGGAAGTATAAGGAATTGAACAAAGAGACTTCACGCTGGACTACTTACGGGTTCCCTGATATCAGTCCTCGGCCAGGCAGC TGCTCGGAGGGCCCCTCCTCTGATAAAGCCTTGACCTTCATGAAGGACCATTTCCTGATGGATGAGCCGGTGGTGGGGACACCCCTGCTGGTGAAGTCTGGTGTGGAGTACACACGGCTTGCGGTGGAGACAGCCCAGGGCATCGACAGGAATAGCCATCTGGTCATGTACCTGGGTACCA GCACAGGGTCCCTCCACAaggctgtggtgagtggggacaaCAACACTTATCTGGTGGAGGAGATCCAGCTGTTCCCTGACCCTGAGCCTGTTCGCAACCTGCAGctggcccccacccag GGCGCAGTGTTTGCAGGCTTCTCAGGAGGCATCTGGAGGGTTCCCCGAGCCAACTGTAGTGTCTACGAGAGCTGTGTGGACTGTGTCCTTGCCCGGGACCCTCACTGTGCCTGGGACCCAGAGTCCCAAATCTGCCGCCTCCTGCCCAGCCCCATCCC GAAGTCCTGGAAACAGGACATGGAGCGTGGGAACCCAGAGTGGGCATGTGCCAATGGCCCCGTGGGCAGGAGTGGAAGACCTCGGAGCCACCCCCAAATCA TTAAAGAAGTCCTGGCTGTCCCCAACTCTATCCTGgagctcccctgcccccacctctcAGCTCTGGCCTCTTACCGCTGGAGTCACGGCGCAGCAGCGATCCCAGACACCTCTTCCACAGTCTACCGTGGCTCCCTCTTGCTGCTATTgcgagatggggtggggggtctCTATCAGTGCTGGGCCACTGAGAATGACTTCTCATACCCTGTGGTCTCCTACTGGGTGGACAGTCAGGACCAACCCCTGGCCCTGGATCCTGAACTGGCGGGCATTCCCCGGGAACGCATGGAGGCCCCGCTGACCAGAGTCGGTGGTGGGGCTGCCCTGGCTGCCCCGCGGTCCTACTGGCCCCACTTCCTCACCGTCACTGTACTCCTTGCCTTAGTGCTTTCAGGAGCCCTCATCTTCCTCCTCGCCTCCCCTTTGGGGTCACTCCGAGCCCGGGGCAAGGTCCAAGGCTGTGGGACCCTGCCCCTCGGGGAGAAGGCCCCATTGAGCAGGGAGCAGTGCCTCCAATCCCCCAAGGAATGCAGGACCTCTGCTAGTGATGTGGACACTGACAACAACCTCCAGGGCACTGAGGTGGCTTAA
- the SEMA4A gene encoding semaphorin-4A isoform X3, with translation MIPWPASDRKKSECAFKKKSNETQCFNFIRVLVSFNATHLYACGTFAFSPACTFIELQDSNLLPISEDKVVEGKGQSPFDPAHKHTAVLADGMLYSGTMNNFLGSEPILMRTLGSQPVLKTDNFLRWLQQDASFVAAIPSTHVVYFFFEETASEFEFFEKLHTSRVARVCKNDVGGEKLLQKKWTTFLKAQLLCAQPGQLPFNVIRHAVLLADNSSTDPYVYAVFTSQWQVGGTRSSAVCAFSLKDIKHVFEGKYKELNKETSRWTTYGFPDISPRPGSCSEGPSSDKALTFMKDHFLMDEPVVGTPLLVKSGVEYTRLAVETAQGIDRNSHLVMYLGTSTGSLHKAVVSGDNNTYLVEEIQLFPDPEPVRNLQLAPTQGAVFAGFSGGIWRVPRANCSVYESCVDCVLARDPHCAWDPESQICRLLPSPIPKSWKQDMERGNPEWACANGPVGRSGRPRSHPQIIKEVLAVPNSILELPCPHLSALASYRWSHGAAAIPDTSSTVYRGSLLLLLRDGVGGLYQCWATENDFSYPVVSYWVDSQDQPLALDPELAGIPRERMEAPLTRVGGGAALAAPRSYWPHFLTVTVLLALVLSGALIFLLASPLGSLRARGKVQGCGTLPLGEKAPLSREQCLQSPKECRTSASDVDTDNNLQGTEVA, from the exons ATG ATACCCTGGCCAGCCAGTGACCGAAAAAAGAGTGAATGTGCCTTTAAGAAGAAGAGCAATGAG ACACAGTGTTTCAACTTTATTCGTGTCCTGGTCTCCTTCAATGCCACCCATCTCTACGCCTGTGGCACCTTCGCCTTCAGCCCTGCTTGTACCTTCATT GAACTCCAAGATTCCAACCTGTTGCCCATCTCGGAGGACAAGGTTGTAGAGGGGAAAGGCCAAAGCCCCTTCGACCCCGCCCATAAGCACACGGCTGTCCTGGCAG ATGGGATGCTCTATTCCGGCACCATGAACAACTTCCTGGGCAGTGAGCCCATCCTGATGCGCACACTGGGATCCCAGCCCGTCCTCAAGACGGACAATTTCCTCCGCTGGCTGCAAC AGGACGCCTCCTTCGTGGCAGCCATCCCTTCGACCCACGTCGTCTACTTCTTCTTCGAGGAGACAGCCAGCGAGTTTGAGTTCTTCGAGAAGCTTCACACATCCCGGGTGGCCAGAGTCTGCAAG AACGACGTGGGCGGCGAAAAGCTGCTGCAGAAGAAGTGGACCACCTTCTTGAAGGCCCAGCTACTCTGCGCCCAGCCGGGGCAGCTGCCCTTCAACGTCATCCGTCACGCTGTCCTGCTGGCAGACAATTCCTCCACCGATCCCTATGTCTACGCTGTCTTCACCTCTCAGTG GCAGGTTGGTGGGACCAGGAGCTCTGCTGTCTGTGCTTTCTCACTCAAGGACATCAAGCATGTCTTTGAGGGGAAGTATAAGGAATTGAACAAAGAGACTTCACGCTGGACTACTTACGGGTTCCCTGATATCAGTCCTCGGCCAGGCAGC TGCTCGGAGGGCCCCTCCTCTGATAAAGCCTTGACCTTCATGAAGGACCATTTCCTGATGGATGAGCCGGTGGTGGGGACACCCCTGCTGGTGAAGTCTGGTGTGGAGTACACACGGCTTGCGGTGGAGACAGCCCAGGGCATCGACAGGAATAGCCATCTGGTCATGTACCTGGGTACCA GCACAGGGTCCCTCCACAaggctgtggtgagtggggacaaCAACACTTATCTGGTGGAGGAGATCCAGCTGTTCCCTGACCCTGAGCCTGTTCGCAACCTGCAGctggcccccacccag GGCGCAGTGTTTGCAGGCTTCTCAGGAGGCATCTGGAGGGTTCCCCGAGCCAACTGTAGTGTCTACGAGAGCTGTGTGGACTGTGTCCTTGCCCGGGACCCTCACTGTGCCTGGGACCCAGAGTCCCAAATCTGCCGCCTCCTGCCCAGCCCCATCCC GAAGTCCTGGAAACAGGACATGGAGCGTGGGAACCCAGAGTGGGCATGTGCCAATGGCCCCGTGGGCAGGAGTGGAAGACCTCGGAGCCACCCCCAAATCA TTAAAGAAGTCCTGGCTGTCCCCAACTCTATCCTGgagctcccctgcccccacctctcAGCTCTGGCCTCTTACCGCTGGAGTCACGGCGCAGCAGCGATCCCAGACACCTCTTCCACAGTCTACCGTGGCTCCCTCTTGCTGCTATTgcgagatggggtggggggtctCTATCAGTGCTGGGCCACTGAGAATGACTTCTCATACCCTGTGGTCTCCTACTGGGTGGACAGTCAGGACCAACCCCTGGCCCTGGATCCTGAACTGGCGGGCATTCCCCGGGAACGCATGGAGGCCCCGCTGACCAGAGTCGGTGGTGGGGCTGCCCTGGCTGCCCCGCGGTCCTACTGGCCCCACTTCCTCACCGTCACTGTACTCCTTGCCTTAGTGCTTTCAGGAGCCCTCATCTTCCTCCTCGCCTCCCCTTTGGGGTCACTCCGAGCCCGGGGCAAGGTCCAAGGCTGTGGGACCCTGCCCCTCGGGGAGAAGGCCCCATTGAGCAGGGAGCAGTGCCTCCAATCCCCCAAGGAATGCAGGACCTCTGCTAGTGATGTGGACACTGACAACAACCTCCAGGGCACTGAGGTGGCTTAA